A portion of the Daphnia magna isolate NIES linkage group LG4, ASM2063170v1.1, whole genome shotgun sequence genome contains these proteins:
- the LOC123471012 gene encoding uncharacterized protein LOC123471012 translates to MERDGSRCCGTRYHISADGDGLLHRNFRLQFQNRPCQILRNSGGIVANTLIGQMNNQICLNQNLVLVERLADTFGTATLAIIIEDVLESDVALSTNKKEQSLVQKPEASQSISDRVQLYTNIFGWRCGRMPCIAKLQLTENSSICDV, encoded by the exons ATGGAACGGGACGGAAGCCGATGCTGCGGAACACGGTACCACATTTCTGCAGACGGGGACGGACTTCTTCACAGGAATTTTAGGCTCCAGTTCCAAAATCGGCCATGTCAGATACTCAGAAACAGCGGAGGAATCGTGGCGAATACGTTGATCGGACAA ATGAACAACCAAATCTGCCTTAACCAAAATCTGGTGCTCGTTGAAAGACTGGCAGACACGTTTGGGACGGCGACTTTAGCGATAATCATCGAAGATGTTCTGGAAAGTGACGTCGCCCTCtcgacaaataaaaaggaacaATCGTTGGTGCAGAAACCAGAAGCAAGTCAATCAATTAGCGACCGTGTGCAACTTTATACCAACATATTTGG ATGGCGTTGTGGACGGATGCCATGTATTGCAAAATTGCAACTGACAGAAAACAGTAGCATTTGTGACGTGTAA
- the LOC116920262 gene encoding uncharacterized protein LOC116920262 codes for MAHLPVLFIPICILFLGAWPYLTAATTLEELQLQLNQLSKNYKILEEKVARLELAQHVANQSEGKISISRTCRETRDADPSLSSGMYWIDPDGQGVGDDPIYVFCNMTTGSTAVPHDSESPTDVGHCADPGCYSRAVNYVASSRQMLALAELSAQCYQSIKYDCNYAPLELNDVAYAWWNDKYENPQYYWAGSNNSVHTCQCGIDGNCVDPAAKCNCDAAAPVQLSDDGVVTNKEVLPITKLNFGRTQFETSSGVHTLGPFECTGQVVVDRMPSSCEDLWKTGHTLSGLYSVVGVSMVESVYCDFSKMPYESGFQNWIGFVDIKSSPTYFYVRKLYNYFAQLTTPIPFETEIVNVGRAMNLTTGIFTAPRTGKYFFSASGNTNFPASSYTLLFDITLYKNGYSVGKIRTDSYSSSPNLKTFTLQAILDLQVGDKIWLGISMLPQEAFIFGYEYSHFTGFLLEESISNSLNSLN; via the exons ATGGCGCATTTACCTGTACTTTTTATTCCCATATGCATTCTGTTTTTAGGGGCGTGGCCGTATTTAACTGCAGCTACCACTTTGGAGGAATTGCAGCTGCAACTGAATCAATTAAGCAAAAACTAT AAAATTCTGGAAGAAAAAGTTGCGAGACTGGAACTTGCCCAGCATGTAGCGAATCAATCGGAaggaaaaatttcaatttctcgGACGTGCAGAGAGACCCGAGATGCCGATCCATCGCTAAGCTCCGGAATGTACTGGATTGATCCTGATGGTCAGGGAGTGGGTGATGATCCGATTTACGTCTTTTGCAACATGACAACAG GATCGACTGCTGTTCCGCATGACAGCGAATCACCAACGGATGTGGGTCACTGTGCCGATCCGGGATGTTATTCTAGGGCAGTCAACTACGTCGCCAGCAGCAGGCAAATGCTAGCGTTGGCTGAGTTATCTGCCCAATGTTATCAGTCGATTAAA TACGATTGCAACTATGCCCCGTTGGAGTTGAACGATGTTGCATACGCGTGGTGGAATGATAAATATGAAAACCCGCAATATTATTGGGCTGGCAGCAACAACAGCGTGCACACCTGCCAATGTGGAATCGATGGTAACTGCGTCGATCCTGCCGCAAAATGCAACTGTGATGCTGCGGCACCCGTGCAATTATCGGATGACG GTGTCGTGACGAATAAGGAAGTTCTTCCCATCACAAAGCTGAACTTTGGTCGCACCCAGTTTGAAACTTCGTCTGGTGTTCACACGTTGGGCCCGTTTGAGTGTACCGGACAGGTAGTCGTCGATAGAATGCCATCCTCTTGTGAAGATCTATGGAAAACCGGACACACGTTGAGCGGATTGTATTCAGTGGTAGGCGTTTCAATGGTTGAGAGCGTGTACTGCGACTTTTCTAAGATGCCATACGAGTCAG GTTTCCAGAATTGGATCGGATTCGTAGACATCAAATCTTCTCCCACTTACTTTTACGTTAGGAAACTATATAATTACTTCGCTCAATTAACTACTCCTATTCCTTTTGAAACTGAAATTGTGAATGTGGGACGTGCCATGAATTTGACTACGGGTATATTTACTGCACCTCGAACGGGCAAATACTTTTTCAGCGCGTCTGGGAACACGAATTTTCCTGCGTCTTCGTATACGCTTTTATTTGACATTACTCTATATAAAAACGGTTATTCAGTAGGGAAAATTAGAACTGATTCATACAGCTCTTCGCCgaatttaaaaacatttacTCTGCAAGCTATTTTGGATTTGCAAGTGGGAGATAAAATTTGGTTGGGCATTTCAATGTTGCCACAGGAAGCCTTCATTTTTGGCTATGAATATTCTCACTTTACCGGTTTCTTACTAGAAGAATCAATTTCCAATTCATTGAATTCCCTCAACTGA
- the LOC116920252 gene encoding facilitated trehalose transporter Tret1: MVKQRLMKNPQKVLPQLMAAVVGSWGYFCMGTVRGWGSPGLPSLNRTLDFEMDADDFKWISAMPMCGSFFGALAISIPMQYCGRKKALMGHYLLYIFGSLILGLTCIGKHKAMLYAGRLLQGFGVGCTTPACQIYVSECSSPNVRGRLGSITASSLALGIWVAYIIGAFVEWDNLAFIFTVLPVLFLFWTCLMPETPIWLLTHGMEDEGRHALQQLRGKNTNVDAEMRRMKEHHEKTASSHGSIRLGDLMRGPVMKPFGISLGIMFFQQATGINAMIFYTVSIFQVAGSSIESRYATIIVGGVQLVFTIASGFFVDRYGRRILLLGSAAITSISLTSMGTFFYFQRIWGADTATELLGWLPLVSLIVFFVAYSGGMSNVPFIIMGEMFPSQYRTMLGTITSSFNLIVTLVIVRFFPDMLIHLGNDVTFFIFAGCTLSSIAFVYFLLPETKGRTLEEMEELFSNVKKDDKPAEDEQAALATVSTQLTTISDNQYGIVDHRIVPPANEVDGDRVAVF; encoded by the exons atggttaaACAGAGGTTGATGAAGAACCCTCAAAAAGTGTTGCCCCAG TTGATGGCAGCAGTTGTCGGGTCGTGGGGTTACTTTTGCATGGGCACCGTCAGAGGATGGGGCTCACCTGGATTGCCATCTCTCAACAGGACACTAGATTTCGAAATGGACGCAGACGATTTCAAATGGATCT CTGCAATGCCCATGTGCGGGTCCTTCTTCGGGGCGCTGGCCATCAGCATACCGATGCAATATTGCGGCCGTAAAAAAGCATTGATGGGTCATTATCTGCTCTACATATTCGGATCGCTCATCCTAGGGCTCACCTGCATTGGCAAACACAAAGCCATGTTGTACGCTGGCCGTCTACTGCAAGGATTCGGCGTCGGATGTACAACTCCAGCCTGCCAAATTTAC GTGAGTGAATGTTCATCGCCAAACGTCCGTGGACGATTGGGTTCCATAACAGCCTCTTCTTTGGCTCTCGGAATCTGGGTGGCTTACATCATCGGAGCCTTTGTCGAATGGGACAATTTAGCTTTCATTTTCACTGTGTTGCCAGTCCTCTTTTTGTTCTGGACTTGTCTCATGCCCGAAACTCCGATTTGGTTGCTCACTCACGGAATGGAAGACGAGGGACGCCACGCTCTTCAACAACTTCGCGGAAA AAACACTAACGTGGACGCGGAAATGCGGCGGATGAAGGAACACCACGAGAAAACGGCCAGCAGTCACGGATCCATACGCCTCGGAGATTTGATGAGGGGTCCCGTTATGAAGCCGTTCGGCATTTCACTGGGCATCATGTTCTTCCAGCAAGCTACCGGCATCAACGCCATGATATTTTACACCGTCAGCATCTTCCAGGTCGCCGGAAGCAGCATCGAGAGTCGCTACGCCACCATCATCGTCGGTGGTGTTCAACTGGTCTTTACCATCGCTTCCGGATTCTTTGTGGATCGCTACGGTCGAAGAATTCTCTTGTTGGGTTCGGCTGCCATCACATCCATCTCCCTGACATCCATGGGAACATTTTTCTACTTCCAGCGGATTTGGGGTGCAGATACAGCCACGGAACTTCTCGGCTGGCTGCCACTCGTTTCCCtcatcgttttctttgttgccTACTCCGGCGGTATGAGCAACGTCCCTTTTATCATTATGGGTGAAATGTTCCCGTCGCAGTATAGGACCATGTTAGGAACGATAACGTCTTCTTTTAATTTGATTGTGACCCTGGTGATTGTCCGTTTTTTCCCCGACATGCTGATCCATTTGGGCAACGACGTGacttttttcatctttgcGGGCTGCACCTTATCGAGCATCGCATTTGTTTATTTCCTCTTGCCGGAAACTAAAGGCAGAACCCTCGAGGAGATGGAAGAGCTTTTCAGCAATGTTAAGAAAGATGACAAACCGGCAGAAGACGAACAAGCTGCCCTAGCAACTGTCAGCACGCAGTTGACGACCATTTCCGACAACCAATACGGAATCGTCGATCATAGAATTGTACCACCAGCAAATGAAGTAGATGGTGACAGAGTTGCtgttttctaa